The Skermanella rosea sequence CGCCGACCTGGTCCACTCGGCGGACGCCCGGAAGGTCGCGGCCCTGTTCGGAGCCGATGCCGTCCTGTTCGCCAACATCCGACGCTGGGACAGCCAATACATCCTGCTGTCGACCACCACGACGGTCGACATCGACTACACCTTGAAAAGCGGCAGGACGGGAGAAACGCTTTGGGAGGAGACGGTCCACACCGCCTATTCTCCGCAGGCGCAGAACTCGGGCGGTCATCCCCTGGCCTTCCTGGTCACCCAGTTCATCGTCGCCGCGATGGAGAGGGCGGCTCCGAGCTACCTGCCCCTGGCCAGCCAGGCCAACGGCGTCGCCTTCTACACGGCGGGCCGCGGAATTCCCTCCGGTCCCTACGACCCGCAGTTCGGCAAGGACTATTGAAGCCTGGGCATCGGAGCGCGGGGCGGCATGACCGCCTCACGGCCGCAGCTTCCACCCCCGGCTGATCAGCACGCCGCACGCGGCCCACAGCGCCGCCGCCG is a genomic window containing:
- a CDS encoding DUF799 domain-containing protein, with translation MRILFKAALACLCLAGLSACAVPPQKKDFSTIRANHPRSILIVPVTNSSTQVDAPDNFLATLPVPLAEKGYYVFPVHMVKRVMEDEGLADADLVHSADARKVAALFGADAVLFANIRRWDSQYILLSTTTTVDIDYTLKSGRTGETLWEETVHTAYSPQAQNSGGHPLAFLVTQFIVAAMERAAPSYLPLASQANGVAFYTAGRGIPSGPYDPQFGKDY